Proteins encoded in a region of the Eulemur rufifrons isolate Redbay chromosome 15, OSU_ERuf_1, whole genome shotgun sequence genome:
- the SLC18B1 gene encoding MFS-type transporter SLC18B1, with protein sequence MDAPGDPEGPRPPGGDGPAGSAREAPRRLSREQLYVLISAASVNLGSMMCYSILGPFFPKEAEKKGASNTIIGMIFGCYALFELLASLVFGNYVVHIGAKFMFVAGMFVSGGVTILFGILDQVPEGPIFIAMCFLVRVMDAISFAAAITASSSILAKAFPNNVATVLGSLEIFSGLGLILGPPVGGFLYQSFGYEVPFIFLGCIVLLMVPLNMYILPNYESDPGQHSFWKLITLPKVGLLVFVINSLSSCFGFLDPTLSLFVLEKFNLPAGYVGLVFLGLALSYAISSPLFGLLSDKMPHVRKWLLVFGNLITAGCYVLLGPVPILHIQSQLWLLVLILVVHGISAGMSIIPTFPEILSCAYENGFEEGLSTLGLVSGLFSAMWSVGAFIGPTLGGFLYEKIGFEWAAAIQGLWALISGLAMGLFYVLEHSRRRRRSKPQDILSTEEEKTALLPNEL encoded by the exons ATGGACGCGCCGGGGGACCCTGAGGGCCCGCGCCCACCGGGAG GTGATGGCCCTGCAGGAAGTGCAAGAGAGGCGCCCAGGCGACTCTCAAGAGAACAGCTCTATGTACTGATATCAGCAGCTTCTGTGAACTTAGGTTCCATGATGTGCTATTCTATCCTTGGACCCTTTTTCCCCAAGGAG gcTGAAAAGAAGGGAGCCAGTAATACCATTATCGGTATGATTTTTGGATGTTATGCTTTATTTGAGTTACTGGCATCTTTGGTATTTGGAAACTAT GTTGTACATATTGGAGCAAAATTTATGTTTGTAGCAGGAATGTTTGTCTCAGGAGGAGTTACCATTCTCTTTGG TATTTTGGATCAAGTTCCAGAAGGACCAATATTTATTGCTATGTGTTTTCTAGTGAGAGTAATGGATGCAATAAGCTTTGCTGCAGCAATAACTGCGTCGTCTTCTATCCTTGCAAAGGCTTTTCCGAATAATGTGGCTACAGTATTG GGAAGTCTTGAGATTTTTTCTGGATTAGGACTAATACTGGGTCCTCCTGTAGGTGGCTTTTTGTATCAATCCTTTGGCTATGaggtgccttttatttttctgggatgCATAGTTCTGCTGATGGTACCACTCAACATGTATATTTTGCCCAATTATG AGTCTGATCCAGGTCAACACTCATTTTGGAAACTGATCACTTTACCCAAGGTTGGCCTTTTGGTTTTCGTCATTAACTCACTCAGCTCGTGTTTTGGCTTCCTTGATCCTACTCTGTCTCTCTTTGTTTTGGAAAAG TTTAATTTACCAGCTGGATATGTGGGACTGGTATTCCTGGGTTTGGCACTGTCCTATGCCATTTCTTCACCACTATTTGGCCTGCTAAGTGATAAAATGCCA CATGTAAGGAAGTGGCTCCTGGTTTTTGGAAACTTAATCACAGCAGGGTGCTATGTGCTCTTAGGACCTGTCCCAATTTTGCACAttcaaag TCAACTCTGGCTGCTGGTGCTGATATTAGTTGTACATGGCATCTCTGCTGGAATGAGTATAATTCCAACTTTCCCGGAAATTCTCAGTTGTGCATA TGAAAATGGATTTGAAGAGGGATTAAGTACGTTGGGACTCGTATCAGGTCTCTTTAGTGCAATGTGGTCAGTTGG tgcTTTTATAGGACCAACACTGGGTGGGTTTCTGTATGAGAAAATTGGTTTTGAGTGGGCAGCGGCTATACAAGGTCTGTGGGCTCTGATAAGT GGATTAGCCATGGGCTTATTTTATGTACTGGAGCACTCAAGGAGAAGAAGAAG ATCTAAACCTCAAGACATCCTcagcacagaggaggaaaaaactgCTCTCTTGCCTAATGAACTGTAG